A genomic stretch from Thaumasiovibrio subtropicus includes:
- a CDS encoding plasmid mobilization protein, producing MNNKSHVISFRLSDEEFKPYKEALDSTGLSKSEFFRSVFLKGQYHFEVRENPPMEYDKLLFIFNKSSNNLNQISRKINQSHRSGIVSERLYLNAVNQLVSIEQLMMSVIDAGKS from the coding sequence ATGAATAATAAGTCTCATGTCATTTCTTTTAGATTAAGTGATGAAGAGTTTAAACCGTATAAAGAAGCACTCGATAGCACAGGGCTTTCTAAGTCTGAATTCTTCAGGAGTGTATTTCTGAAGGGACAGTATCACTTTGAGGTTAGAGAAAATCCTCCGATGGAGTATGATAAATTACTATTTATATTCAACAAAAGTAGCAATAATCTAAATCAGATTTCGAGAAAGATTAATCAGTCTCACCGCTCCGGTATTGTGTCAGAAAGATTATATTTGAATGCTGTTAATCAGCTAGTTTCCATCGAGCAGTTAATGATGAGTGTGATTGATGCTGGCAAGAGTTAG
- a CDS encoding LPD7 domain-containing protein, whose protein sequence is MLARVSGGDSGVIEYLEQGIKNGREQSRDELDLRHPIDGNIALTQCMIKQMADENQKNNYLHITLSFAEKDITSEKMQAAYSEYKETVLAAYSEDEVNVYAEIHYPKVKSYTDKRTGETIQRHPHIHMVIPTKNLASGKALAPFGRYKDNIDYHDAIQEHVNRKFELDSPYDHQRDYRISGRDEFISRYKGDDFKGNNRKLKQELADRIMSGEIRTSEKLHSALADIGEVRYDKQSDGSTHLSVKPFGEARFSRFKEPIFSPAMLDGQQLRQKPSQEVVEATVHEWRTCRSLEVKYIHPSSAKKRGAYRDLDEDAKLAALSQQHSENLTHYNLSPRGQDDPTTNATISFKGANHKLKKAIVFGLKNEAVTSERDYVTFLKKFGDVKLAKAGTDDRYYKVKPQGTNRFVRLKEDVFKPTQFTKLTHRDNASASKQKLHAQALTLSQVMTVKPDTLSHSTDTTEKVINEPERNPTDDIISQHIRAHRQAHGHKPRFKPTKFRKPQSFANVSRGLPSLSERTLDGSRKAERPQYTSSERRNQRAGVLFDHARHNLVKRGERNPNPELRRNVPDRRLTSEIVFNYRKAQESAQCQTLREITLKRVIDPERVLSRLKTTHGLYGHEYEAKRTKFGAKISKNGALIPVERFLQTEINMTAKEAKQYLKETYREQRNDQDAHFALNQLAFVSNHGRNHNNPRATLAIFSRLQAKERYNMRYETMSDKNEKNFLEEEHEQDDVTMTHIHEQLQKQRQLMQNLTMRMPDVMAVPDKKDSTKIDFHHKDSADKKPLFRDEGEKISFDRNADDNAVHVGLQLAAEKFGAVKIKGTKAFKEQVLDIAAAKDMNIRFADKNMQREFIERKQTFKVAESMTNATAMNTNETIDSLKGRAIELHDRSNHTQDTLVKESLQEQVKTITQNQLPKLTDQSPFDKTTHPDLHSQFENGVITHLENIANKVKSEQGQQKGQQVTDFGAAPYQDDPKNSDSYFIELNGKKKVWGVGLQDAIGKTQLRVGDFITLNNKGKEAVTVEVDERNDNGDIIGTKTIETHRNAWSIVKHPNLSEHHSNQQAEKENMDANLNEMTEDGQQEKLTESVRTLKSQLLRSSSDTEAQAIVTAAEQRKHGDIEGMNETLKDGLDVELPADWNGKITLANSRMVFDGSVEKAQPVKEGESPEFRGVYAERTNGEKAFLRDCYDKNHAEQLAKQLMTVDALAQSDTQKVEETLKTIKDLESIETQSEDEQAEQYVTTSKSGTPHINNNGGRFKVEYVWNDTDQHIDMTVNGQPPSEVLDSDKIRALKQVDDFAAKFNDQQLKSGQLDMKQAQGATPVNQDYDNEMKPIRDSDTKAAVMN, encoded by the coding sequence ATGCTGGCAAGAGTTAGTGGCGGTGATAGTGGTGTCATAGAGTACTTGGAACAAGGAATTAAAAATGGGCGTGAGCAGTCAAGAGATGAGCTTGATTTGCGTCATCCCATTGATGGAAATATTGCTTTGACGCAGTGCATGATTAAACAAATGGCTGATGAAAATCAGAAGAATAATTATCTACATATCACCTTAAGTTTTGCTGAAAAGGACATCACATCAGAGAAAATGCAAGCTGCGTATAGTGAATATAAAGAAACTGTATTAGCCGCATACAGCGAAGACGAAGTGAATGTTTACGCTGAGATCCATTACCCCAAGGTAAAATCTTATACCGACAAGCGTACAGGCGAGACGATTCAACGGCACCCGCATATTCATATGGTGATACCCACTAAAAACCTTGCAAGCGGTAAGGCACTAGCACCCTTCGGTCGCTACAAAGACAACATCGATTACCACGATGCGATTCAAGAACATGTGAATCGTAAGTTTGAGTTAGATTCACCCTATGATCACCAACGCGACTATCGTATATCCGGTCGAGATGAGTTTATCAGTCGTTATAAAGGCGACGACTTTAAAGGCAACAACCGCAAGCTGAAACAGGAGTTGGCCGATCGTATTATGAGCGGCGAAATACGTACAAGTGAAAAGCTGCACAGCGCCTTAGCAGATATTGGTGAGGTTCGATACGATAAACAGTCCGACGGTAGTACACACTTAAGCGTTAAGCCATTCGGTGAGGCGCGTTTTAGTCGGTTTAAGGAGCCGATTTTTTCCCCTGCTATGCTCGATGGGCAGCAACTACGACAAAAGCCCTCGCAAGAGGTGGTAGAAGCAACAGTGCATGAGTGGCGAACATGCCGTTCTCTCGAAGTGAAATACATTCACCCGAGCTCTGCAAAAAAAAGAGGCGCTTATCGCGATCTCGACGAAGACGCTAAGTTAGCGGCTTTGTCTCAACAACACAGTGAAAACCTAACGCACTATAACTTATCACCTAGAGGACAAGACGACCCCACAACCAATGCCACCATAAGCTTTAAAGGTGCCAATCATAAGCTGAAAAAGGCAATTGTTTTCGGTTTGAAAAATGAGGCTGTTACTAGCGAACGTGACTATGTCACTTTTTTGAAAAAGTTCGGTGACGTTAAGTTAGCTAAGGCTGGAACGGATGATCGTTACTACAAAGTAAAACCGCAAGGCACGAATCGCTTTGTAAGGCTGAAAGAGGACGTTTTCAAGCCAACACAGTTCACCAAACTGACCCATCGAGACAACGCGAGCGCAAGCAAACAGAAGCTGCACGCACAAGCACTAACACTCAGTCAAGTTATGACAGTTAAGCCTGACACTTTAAGCCATTCAACGGACACAACAGAAAAGGTAATCAATGAACCAGAACGAAACCCCACCGACGACATCATCAGTCAACATATTCGAGCGCACCGACAAGCGCACGGTCACAAGCCCCGTTTTAAACCAACTAAATTCAGAAAACCCCAGAGCTTTGCCAACGTGTCTCGCGGCTTGCCAAGCCTGTCCGAACGTACTTTGGATGGAAGTCGGAAAGCAGAACGACCCCAATACACCTCTTCGGAGCGACGAAACCAGCGCGCAGGCGTTTTGTTTGATCATGCGCGTCATAATTTGGTCAAAAGGGGAGAACGAAATCCCAATCCTGAATTGCGACGGAATGTACCTGACAGACGACTAACCAGTGAGATCGTTTTTAATTACCGAAAAGCTCAGGAAAGCGCTCAATGTCAAACTCTGCGCGAAATAACGTTAAAGCGCGTCATTGACCCAGAACGTGTTTTATCGCGTTTAAAGACCACTCACGGCCTGTATGGGCATGAGTACGAAGCAAAACGAACAAAGTTTGGCGCAAAGATCAGCAAGAACGGTGCGTTAATCCCTGTAGAACGCTTTTTGCAGACAGAGATAAACATGACCGCCAAGGAGGCTAAGCAGTACCTCAAAGAGACGTATCGAGAGCAGCGCAACGATCAGGATGCGCATTTTGCCTTAAACCAGTTGGCCTTCGTTTCCAATCATGGCCGTAATCACAATAACCCCCGCGCTACCCTCGCTATTTTTTCTCGGTTACAAGCAAAGGAGCGCTATAACATGAGATACGAAACAATGAGTGATAAAAACGAAAAGAACTTTCTAGAAGAAGAGCATGAACAAGATGATGTCACCATGACGCATATTCATGAGCAACTACAAAAACAGCGTCAGCTGATGCAAAACCTGACTATGCGCATGCCAGATGTGATGGCCGTACCGGATAAAAAAGACAGTACCAAGATCGATTTTCACCACAAAGACAGTGCCGACAAAAAGCCGCTCTTTCGCGACGAGGGAGAAAAGATTTCGTTTGATCGCAATGCCGATGATAACGCGGTACATGTCGGTTTACAGCTCGCCGCTGAAAAATTTGGAGCCGTTAAAATCAAAGGAACAAAAGCCTTTAAAGAGCAAGTCCTCGACATTGCAGCAGCCAAGGACATGAACATTCGTTTTGCAGACAAAAACATGCAGCGTGAGTTCATCGAACGAAAACAAACGTTCAAGGTCGCCGAGTCGATGACCAACGCGACGGCCATGAATACCAATGAAACCATCGATAGTTTAAAAGGTCGCGCTATAGAACTACACGATCGTTCCAACCACACACAGGACACGCTTGTAAAAGAGAGTTTGCAAGAGCAGGTGAAAACAATAACGCAAAACCAACTACCAAAGCTCACCGATCAATCTCCGTTTGATAAAACAACCCATCCAGACCTGCATTCACAGTTTGAAAATGGTGTGATTACTCACCTAGAGAACATTGCCAACAAGGTGAAGAGTGAACAGGGTCAGCAAAAAGGCCAACAAGTTACGGATTTTGGTGCAGCGCCTTACCAAGATGATCCCAAAAACAGTGACTCTTATTTCATCGAGCTAAACGGTAAAAAAAAGGTTTGGGGCGTTGGTTTGCAGGATGCTATAGGTAAAACGCAGCTAAGGGTGGGTGATTTCATTACACTCAACAATAAAGGCAAAGAAGCGGTTACTGTCGAAGTAGACGAAAGAAATGATAACGGCGATATTATCGGCACGAAGACAATAGAGACTCACCGCAATGCTTGGTCTATCGTCAAACATCCGAATCTCTCTGAGCATCACAGCAACCAGCAAGCTGAAAAAGAGAATATGGACGCTAACCTCAACGAGATGACCGAAGACGGTCAACAAGAAAAATTAACTGAATCTGTTAGAACATTGAAAAGCCAATTGTTACGCTCTTCTAGTGATACCGAAGCACAAGCGATAGTCACCGCTGCCGAACAACGCAAACATGGCGACATCGAAGGAATGAACGAGACCTTGAAGGATGGTTTAGACGTTGAACTACCCGCTGATTGGAATGGTAAGATTACACTTGCGAACAGTCGTATGGTGTTCGATGGAAGTGTAGAAAAGGCACAACCTGTTAAAGAAGGAGAGTCTCCTGAATTCAGGGGCGTTTATGCTGAGCGTACCAACGGAGAAAAAGCGTTTTTGCGGGACTGTTACGACAAAAATCACGCGGAACAATTAGCGAAGCAACTCATGACTGTTGATGCCCTAGCCCAATCGGACACACAAAAGGTAGAAGAAACACTCAAAACTATAAAAGATCTGGAATCCATCGAAACTCAATCCGAGGATGAGCAAGCAGAGCAGTACGTCACGACATCAAAGAGTGGAACACCGCATATCAACAACAACGGCGGACGGTTCAAGGTTGAATATGTCTGGAATGACACTGATCAGCACATTGATATGACCGTTAACGGTCAGCCCCCATCAGAAGTACTCGATAGTGATAAAATACGTGCTTTAAAACAAGTTGATGATTTTGCGGCGAAATTCAATGACCAACAGCTTAAATCTGGTCAATTAGACATGAAACAAGCTCAAGGCGCTACGCCTGTGAATCAAGACTATGACAACGAAATGAAACCAATTCGCGACAGCGACACCAAAGCGGCTGTAATGAATTGA